In Virgibacillus sp. NKC19-16, a single genomic region encodes these proteins:
- a CDS encoding glycine betaine ABC transporter substrate-binding protein has protein sequence MKKTLFILITILLSLVIYGCSASGDSEDTGDEEKPTLTLGVTNWTSTVPPTKIAGQILEDMGYEVEEINADAGSVYTGMSDGDVDVFMDSWFPAQRQYIEEYSDSIESISVSYDDANSGMVVPAYMEDINDVEDLKGNEDIVNNEMIAIGEGDPAMQDMQEVIDFYDLDIEMINSSEAAMLAAAEGEMEEGNPVLFYGWRPHSMFDKFDLKILTNEEVAEQEGLFDSSTIHVIANKGLEEKAPEAYQFLSNWSISMGDVEQMIAEIDSGANPEEVAQEWIDNNQDKVEEMKNGN, from the coding sequence ATGAAGAAAACACTATTTATTTTAATAACAATTTTATTATCACTAGTCATATACGGCTGCTCAGCAAGTGGTGATTCAGAAGATACAGGTGATGAGGAGAAACCAACATTAACGCTTGGCGTCACAAACTGGACAAGTACCGTTCCACCAACGAAAATAGCTGGACAAATCTTAGAAGACATGGGTTATGAAGTAGAAGAAATAAATGCCGATGCTGGTAGTGTTTATACCGGTATGTCAGATGGCGATGTCGATGTATTTATGGATTCATGGTTTCCAGCACAAAGACAATATATCGAGGAGTACTCCGATTCCATAGAAAGCATTTCTGTCAGTTACGATGATGCAAATTCCGGAATGGTTGTCCCTGCGTATATGGAGGATATTAATGACGTTGAAGATTTAAAAGGCAATGAAGATATAGTAAATAATGAAATGATTGCAATTGGCGAAGGTGATCCGGCAATGCAGGACATGCAAGAAGTTATAGATTTTTATGATCTGGACATTGAAATGATTAATTCATCTGAAGCAGCTATGCTAGCAGCTGCTGAAGGAGAAATGGAAGAGGGAAATCCTGTTTTGTTTTATGGATGGCGTCCGCATTCGATGTTTGATAAATTCGATTTAAAAATACTGACAAATGAGGAAGTAGCCGAACAGGAAGGATTGTTTGATTCGAGTACTATTCATGTTATTGCTAATAAGGGATTGGAAGAGAAGGCACCAGAGGCATATCAGTTTTTAAGTAACTGGAGTATATCCATGGGAGATGTGGAACAAATGATAGCCGAAATTGATAGTGGTGCGAATCCCGAAGAAGTCGCACAGGAGTGGATTGATAACAATCAAGATAAGGTTGAGGAAATGAAAAATGGAAATTAA
- a CDS encoding GbsR/MarR family transcriptional regulator, producing MANKTRQDVLDELKEAEDQISDRIADNMNTFGVSSTIGRLLGIIYLNREPMTLDELAVKTGMSKTRMSQVMRQMMALNIADKKFVKGSRKEHYTVEDNYVQTFISLFTTNWKDVVSKNSLLAKRLQDKLAQIEQRHDEVSNEEVEKKIDELKQELDEWVAYYDWIDRLVDFFESGKIFDVVPVFPEDTTSDDHGGSKHK from the coding sequence ATGGCTAATAAAACGCGGCAAGACGTTCTGGATGAACTGAAAGAGGCTGAAGATCAAATATCTGATCGAATTGCAGATAATATGAATACATTTGGTGTTTCTTCAACCATTGGAAGATTGCTTGGCATTATTTATTTAAATCGCGAACCAATGACCCTTGATGAGCTTGCGGTCAAAACAGGAATGAGTAAAACGAGAATGAGTCAGGTAATGCGTCAGATGATGGCATTAAACATTGCTGATAAAAAGTTTGTAAAAGGAAGTCGTAAGGAGCATTACACGGTAGAGGATAACTATGTGCAAACATTTATATCATTATTTACAACGAACTGGAAAGATGTTGTCAGTAAGAATTCGTTATTGGCTAAGCGTCTTCAGGATAAACTTGCGCAAATCGAGCAAAGGCATGATGAAGTTTCTAATGAAGAGGTAGAGAAGAAAATAGATGAGCTAAAACAGGAATTAGATGAATGGGTCGCTTATTATGATTGGATCGACCGACTTGTAGACTTTTTTGAAAGTGGGAAGATTTTTGATGTTGTCCCTGTTTTTCCAGAGGATACTACTTCGGATGATCATGGAGGGTCTAAACATAAGTAG
- a CDS encoding ParM/StbA family protein, giving the protein MTNSRIAAVDVGNDALKANFGKLENEVHIPNVIAPDLEDRPVIGIEDLDEKDVLDNIHLRVHSPALEENNAVYRVGNLATKSNNSTELDPGGSKSEEDQTLVMLFASIALDAVASDAFKSTKKDIIDANYTLGTGLPLREVKEGKDVGYRSQLLGSVHQVEFLVTPKHQGKKVNIKFDEVKVYPEGFAAYVNLIMDNDLKVINKDLIDKQILIQDIGGLSTDIAVIRNRNVDDDKAQGFNLGVSESLEDIREEIRSKHGVELDSRRDVVDIITRKNDRNHIMVKGSRTNVHDITDHILLELAKKEYRFLRNVWQKNSQSEICYFVGGGSTVLKDYIKALNNKMDGFNIEFFEDENESIWMMANAYYKLVTDFVRKSGKDDSKKEEQATTEAK; this is encoded by the coding sequence ATGACAAATTCAAGAATTGCGGCAGTCGATGTTGGAAATGATGCCCTGAAGGCAAATTTTGGCAAACTGGAAAACGAAGTACACATACCTAACGTAATCGCACCTGATCTGGAGGATCGCCCGGTAATTGGAATCGAGGATTTGGATGAGAAGGATGTGCTGGATAATATTCATTTACGTGTACACTCCCCTGCCCTTGAGGAAAACAATGCCGTTTATCGTGTTGGGAATCTGGCAACGAAAAGTAATAATTCAACAGAGCTCGATCCTGGTGGGAGTAAATCGGAAGAGGATCAGACACTTGTAATGCTTTTTGCATCTATTGCACTGGACGCAGTGGCTAGTGACGCATTCAAATCGACGAAAAAAGACATTATTGACGCGAATTATACACTTGGAACAGGACTCCCTTTACGTGAAGTGAAGGAAGGAAAAGATGTCGGTTACCGCTCCCAGCTACTAGGTTCCGTACATCAAGTTGAATTTTTAGTAACACCGAAACACCAAGGCAAAAAGGTAAATATTAAATTTGATGAAGTCAAAGTGTATCCGGAGGGATTTGCGGCTTACGTAAATTTGATCATGGATAATGACCTGAAAGTGATTAATAAAGATCTGATTGATAAGCAAATTTTGATCCAGGATATTGGTGGTCTGTCAACAGATATTGCCGTCATTCGAAATCGTAATGTGGATGATGATAAGGCGCAAGGGTTCAATCTTGGTGTATCTGAGTCGCTGGAAGACATCCGGGAAGAAATTCGTTCCAAACATGGTGTTGAGTTAGATAGCCGCCGGGATGTTGTTGATATCATCACCCGGAAAAATGATCGGAATCATATTATGGTGAAAGGAAGCAGAACGAACGTCCATGACATCACTGATCATATTTTACTGGAGCTTGCGAAGAAGGAATACCGTTTCTTAAGAAATGTTTGGCAGAAAAACTCACAATCTGAGATCTGTTATTTTGTTGGTGGTGGGTCTACCGTATTGAAAGATTATATTAAAGCACTTAACAATAAGATGGACGGCTTTAATATAGAATTCTTTGAAGATGAAAATGAAAGTATCTGGATGATGGCAAACGCGTATTATAAGTTGGTTACAGATTTTGTCAGAAAATCGGGCAAAGATGACAGTAAGAAGGAAGAACAAGCAACGACGGAAGCTAAATAG
- a CDS encoding catalase, translating to MSDKKKENENKKQEQLEQYKVDDSNKKMTMDQGLKISEDEFSLTAGERGPSLMEDFHFREKMTHFDHERIPERVVHARGFAAHGEFELYESMKPYTKANFLQTPGTKTPVFTRFSTVVGSRGSSDIVRDVRGFATKFYTEEGNYDLVANNMPVFFIQDAMKFPDIVHAIKPEPHNEIPQATAAHDTFWDWTANNQESAHQVMWLMSDRGIPRSFRMMQGFGINTFRFVNDKGKSHFVKFHWIPVLGVHSFVWDEAQKVSGKDPDFNRRDLYDAIEQGNFPEYELGVQIIEEKDEFAFDFDILDATKLWPEEDVPVKIIGKLTLNRNTDNFFTETEQVAFHPGNVVPGIDFTNDPLLQGRLFSYTDTQLIRLGGPNFHELPTNRAICPIHNNQRDGFGRQTIHKGKVAYHNNSLANNTPATSTEQEGGFVHYQEKIDGKKVQARSESFKDHFSQAKLFWNSMSQTERQHIIDAFSFEVGKVQSMNIRQQVVEMFSNVDLELATAFAKNIGATPPSKGGSNVTKSSPALSQANTTKIPATRKVGVILNNGFKDAELKDILHGLQAKGIVYEVVSEKQGVVTGENGEDLKVDHTFITTHSVLYDALYIVGGSGESNAFHKNTTDFLNEAFKHYKPIGATHDGKKWLRENNMQSAVGVVMNDNNQKFVDMFIDAIAAHRHWDREDV from the coding sequence ATGAGTGATAAGAAAAAAGAAAATGAAAACAAGAAACAAGAACAATTGGAGCAGTATAAGGTAGATGATTCTAATAAAAAGATGACGATGGATCAGGGACTTAAGATTTCGGAGGATGAATTTTCCTTAACAGCCGGTGAACGCGGCCCGAGCCTGATGGAGGATTTCCATTTTCGTGAAAAAATGACCCATTTTGACCATGAGCGTATACCAGAACGGGTTGTACATGCGCGTGGTTTTGCCGCACATGGGGAGTTTGAACTATATGAGTCGATGAAGCCTTATACGAAAGCTAACTTTTTGCAAACACCTGGTACGAAAACACCCGTGTTCACCCGTTTTTCTACTGTGGTAGGCTCTCGTGGATCATCGGACATTGTTCGGGATGTTCGTGGTTTTGCGACAAAGTTTTATACAGAGGAAGGAAATTATGATTTAGTTGCCAATAATATGCCTGTTTTCTTCATTCAGGATGCCATGAAGTTCCCTGATATTGTCCATGCGATTAAGCCGGAGCCACATAATGAAATTCCACAGGCAACCGCAGCACATGATACATTTTGGGATTGGACTGCTAACAATCAGGAATCAGCACATCAGGTCATGTGGCTGATGTCTGATCGAGGGATCCCTCGGAGCTTTCGTATGATGCAAGGGTTTGGTATCAATACATTTCGCTTTGTGAACGATAAAGGTAAATCTCATTTTGTGAAATTTCATTGGATACCAGTGCTTGGTGTTCATTCATTCGTCTGGGATGAGGCGCAAAAGGTATCTGGTAAAGATCCGGATTTCAATCGACGTGACTTGTATGATGCAATTGAGCAAGGAAACTTTCCGGAATATGAATTAGGGGTGCAAATTATTGAAGAAAAAGATGAATTTGCTTTTGATTTCGATATTCTGGATGCTACGAAGCTCTGGCCGGAAGAAGACGTACCAGTTAAAATTATTGGCAAACTGACATTGAACCGTAATACGGATAACTTTTTTACGGAAACAGAACAGGTAGCTTTTCATCCGGGAAATGTTGTCCCAGGCATTGATTTTACCAATGATCCCTTATTGCAGGGGCGCTTATTTTCCTATACAGATACACAGTTAATTCGATTAGGTGGCCCTAATTTCCATGAACTACCGACGAACCGAGCAATTTGTCCGATTCATAATAACCAGCGTGACGGCTTCGGTAGGCAGACGATTCACAAAGGCAAAGTAGCCTACCATAATAATTCGCTTGCAAATAATACGCCAGCCACATCTACAGAACAAGAAGGTGGATTCGTCCATTATCAGGAGAAAATTGATGGGAAAAAGGTTCAGGCGCGCAGTGAGAGCTTTAAAGATCATTTTTCTCAAGCGAAGCTGTTTTGGAATAGTATGAGTCAGACGGAAAGACAGCATATTATTGACGCTTTCAGCTTTGAAGTTGGAAAAGTTCAAAGCATGAATATCAGACAGCAGGTTGTCGAAATGTTTAGCAATGTCGATTTAGAATTAGCAACGGCATTTGCAAAAAATATTGGAGCAACACCACCAAGCAAGGGTGGATCAAATGTTACCAAGTCCTCGCCAGCTCTCAGTCAGGCAAATACAACTAAAATACCGGCTACACGTAAAGTAGGGGTTATTTTAAATAATGGCTTTAAGGATGCCGAACTGAAGGATATATTACATGGATTGCAGGCAAAAGGGATTGTGTATGAAGTTGTCAGTGAAAAGCAGGGTGTTGTAACAGGAGAAAATGGTGAGGATCTAAAGGTTGATCACACATTCATAACGACACACTCGGTATTGTATGATGCTCTCTATATTGTTGGTGGAAGCGGGGAAAGTAATGCGTTTCATAAAAATACGACCGACTTTCTGAATGAGGCATTCAAGCATTACAAACCAATTGGGGCTACCCATGATGGGAAGAAGTGGCTGAGGGAAAATAATATGCAATCGGCCGTGGGTGTTGTTATGAATGACAATAACCAGAAATTCGTGGATATGTTTATCGATGCCATTGCAGCACACAGACATTGGGATCGGGAAGATGTTTAA
- a CDS encoding PH domain-containing protein produces the protein MIEEKRYHPLLILYNIWDLIKNSIFIAILLFIIQGDSDFWLVTYGRIAFVAIFVLILLYIPIKWFTRTYTFDETSLQLQRNFLTTTKQTIPYAKIQHVKRETTLFHRIFNITSLRIETSIQGDVGTVTFHVLTPKEATLIEEKIQIGGQGGGATSASCKAPIEAPEAIPEQQSESNLTIHFTPTKEDTLKASFTSFSFIAIIPIAGTFISQIERTFRMEGQIEGLFSSIFNSWWMITLFLIVIVLLAVFAGVIWTTIRYGKYEIASDTEKIYITKGMLEETYFSITKDKVQAISVEQSLMKRILGLAEVKLTSAGGMGEDDLEVNTLYPFLPVKRAYAMITEILPSYQLSHTMERLPRSAFWLRILAPSWLWIIATAALYFIEADFLGMEQSWWMISILILVLVIVSRILNFFQSRYVLNDQYVQFKTGGFTTTLFVSKRNKVMEIQGSRNILQKKLGLASLVTVNRAKPVKHTKIRDVPVGWASMFYKWYMERNREVEVER, from the coding sequence ATGATTGAGGAAAAACGATATCATCCGCTGCTTATCCTGTATAACATTTGGGACTTAATCAAGAATTCTATTTTCATCGCCATTCTCTTATTTATCATTCAGGGAGACTCCGATTTCTGGCTGGTGACATACGGTAGAATTGCATTTGTTGCAATCTTTGTTCTTATACTTTTGTACATTCCGATTAAATGGTTCACGCGTACGTATACGTTTGATGAGACATCGCTTCAGTTGCAGCGGAATTTTTTAACGACTACCAAGCAAACCATTCCCTATGCGAAAATTCAACATGTAAAGCGGGAAACGACATTGTTTCATCGCATTTTCAACATTACCTCTCTTAGGATTGAAACTAGTATTCAGGGTGACGTTGGTACGGTTACTTTTCATGTGCTTACACCTAAGGAAGCAACGCTGATTGAGGAGAAAATTCAAATAGGAGGACAGGGTGGCGGAGCAACTTCTGCGTCTTGTAAAGCACCAATTGAGGCTCCTGAGGCCATACCCGAACAGCAAAGCGAATCAAATCTTACTATACATTTTACACCAACGAAAGAGGATACACTAAAAGCTTCCTTTACATCGTTTAGTTTTATAGCAATTATTCCTATTGCAGGTACGTTTATTTCACAGATTGAGCGTACATTTCGTATGGAAGGGCAGATAGAAGGGCTGTTCTCTTCCATCTTTAACTCTTGGTGGATGATTACACTTTTCCTTATTGTAATAGTGCTGCTCGCTGTCTTCGCCGGGGTTATTTGGACGACAATAAGATATGGCAAGTACGAGATTGCTTCGGACACTGAAAAAATTTATATTACGAAAGGTATGCTTGAAGAAACCTATTTTTCGATTACAAAAGATAAAGTTCAGGCCATTAGTGTGGAGCAATCATTGATGAAACGGATACTCGGGCTCGCGGAGGTTAAATTGACCAGTGCTGGCGGAATGGGCGAGGATGATCTTGAAGTCAACACACTTTACCCCTTTCTTCCTGTAAAACGTGCGTATGCAATGATTACCGAAATATTGCCGTCCTATCAGTTGAGTCACACGATGGAACGTCTTCCTAGAAGTGCATTTTGGCTTCGTATTCTTGCTCCAAGCTGGCTTTGGATCATTGCCACAGCGGCTCTGTACTTTATAGAAGCGGACTTTCTTGGGATGGAACAGTCCTGGTGGATGATTTCCATTCTCATTCTTGTACTGGTAATCGTCTCCCGAATATTGAATTTTTTCCAGTCGCGTTACGTATTGAATGATCAATATGTACAATTTAAAACAGGTGGATTTACCACTACATTATTTGTTTCGAAGCGGAATAAGGTTATGGAAATTCAAGGTAGTCGAAATATCCTGCAGAAAAAACTGGGTTTAGCATCTCTTGTTACGGTAAACCGCGCCAAGCCAGTTAAGCACACGAAAATAAGGGATGTGCCGGTAGGTTGGGCCAGCATGTTTTATAAATGGTATATGGAGCGGAATAGGGAAGTGGAGGTTGAGCGATGA
- a CDS encoding PH domain-containing protein, giving the protein MYTHVQAPEDRLSKDSVKVWLISETTMNIIGFIILGVLFYLDYHFFWNEWIGWVLIGMTVISVFTTIWSFFNAFLLYKHWRYGVSAEFLQLKSGALNEKHQLIPMTKIQFVSTKQGPIMRKYRLYSITVKTIGSEHVIPALHETVAMELRDQIAHYAKVKEADE; this is encoded by the coding sequence TTGTACACACATGTTCAAGCACCAGAGGATCGGTTATCTAAGGATAGTGTCAAGGTCTGGTTAATCAGTGAAACAACGATGAATATCATCGGATTTATCATACTTGGTGTACTATTTTATCTTGATTATCACTTTTTCTGGAATGAATGGATAGGCTGGGTTCTTATTGGAATGACTGTCATATCTGTTTTTACGACAATCTGGTCTTTTTTTAATGCCTTTTTACTTTATAAACATTGGCGTTATGGGGTCAGCGCGGAATTTTTACAATTAAAATCAGGCGCTTTAAATGAGAAGCATCAGCTTATCCCAATGACTAAAATTCAATTTGTTTCCACGAAACAAGGACCGATAATGCGCAAATACAGACTTTACTCCATAACGGTGAAAACGATAGGATCTGAGCATGTGATTCCGGCATTGCATGAAACAGTGGCCATGGAATTGCGGGATCAAATTGCGCACTATGCAAAGGTGAAGGAGGCAGACGAATGA
- a CDS encoding helix-turn-helix domain-containing protein: MIRIKLDVMMAERKMSLNKLSELVDSTPANLSILKNEKGKAIRFTTLDTLCKALGCQPGDLMEYIDE, encoded by the coding sequence ATGATACGTATAAAACTTGATGTCATGATGGCTGAGCGTAAAATGTCACTAAACAAACTCTCCGAACTAGTCGATAGTACTCCAGCAAATTTATCGATATTAAAAAACGAAAAAGGGAAAGCAATTCGCTTCACAACACTCGATACATTGTGTAAAGCGTTAGGCTGTCAACCTGGGGATTTGATGGAGTATATTGATGAGTAG
- a CDS encoding BCCT family transporter: MKTKRKQFSSVFTYASIVVGILVLLGAVFPDQFGQISGAVGTWVTDTFGWYYMTVFTLILFFCIFLGLSPIGKLKLGKPNDEPEFRTISWLAMLFSAGMGIGLVFYGSSEPISHFLAPPTAEPETRAALAESMRSTFLHYGFHPWAVYGIVALALAYSQFRKGEVGLISKTLRPILGDKVDGPIGTVVDVLAVFATIIGVAVSLGVGAMQINGGLNYLFDIPNNQLVQGIIIAIVTVLFLFSAWSGLSKGIQYLSNLNMILAGLLFAAILIMGPTLLILNMIPSGTANYLDSLLFNSLDVAPLNEQKNEWMQSWTLYYWGWWMSWSPFVGIFIARISRGRSIREFVIAILTVPTVVSIIWFTAFGLTGIEAGQNVPAIFDMPPETQLFGILNELPLGTILSFITLALIASFFITSADSATFVLGMQTAFGMLTPANFVKVVWGLGLSAIAYVLLLAGGETGLNALQSAAIISALPFSVVVILMTVAFYKDANRERKYLGYTLTPNKKRMREYIDKTNEEQDKRNQRD, from the coding sequence ATGAAAACAAAAAGAAAACAATTTTCCAGTGTATTCACTTACGCTTCAATAGTTGTTGGAATACTAGTACTTCTAGGCGCTGTATTTCCTGATCAATTTGGTCAAATCTCCGGTGCTGTTGGTACATGGGTTACTGATACTTTTGGTTGGTATTATATGACGGTTTTTACATTGATTTTATTTTTCTGTATATTTCTAGGTTTAAGTCCAATCGGTAAACTCAAACTGGGTAAGCCAAATGATGAACCTGAGTTTAGAACGATATCATGGTTAGCAATGCTGTTTAGTGCTGGTATGGGGATTGGCTTAGTGTTTTATGGCTCATCTGAACCTATCTCTCATTTCCTAGCTCCACCTACTGCTGAACCTGAAACAAGAGCTGCCTTGGCTGAATCAATGCGTTCAACTTTTCTGCATTATGGTTTTCATCCATGGGCTGTATACGGTATTGTAGCACTCGCGTTGGCCTATTCACAATTTAGAAAAGGCGAGGTGGGCTTAATATCTAAAACCCTCCGCCCTATTCTAGGAGATAAAGTAGATGGCCCTATCGGTACTGTTGTTGATGTGTTAGCGGTATTTGCAACAATTATTGGTGTAGCTGTTTCTTTAGGGGTAGGAGCCATGCAAATCAATGGAGGTTTGAACTACCTTTTCGATATCCCTAACAATCAGCTTGTCCAAGGCATCATCATTGCCATTGTTACGGTGTTGTTCTTATTTAGTGCTTGGAGTGGCCTAAGTAAAGGTATTCAGTACTTAAGTAATTTAAATATGATATTAGCAGGTCTATTGTTTGCTGCTATCTTAATTATGGGTCCGACTTTACTCATTCTCAACATGATACCAAGTGGGACTGCTAATTATTTAGATTCCTTGTTATTTAACAGTTTAGATGTAGCTCCACTAAACGAACAAAAAAATGAGTGGATGCAGTCTTGGACTTTATATTATTGGGGTTGGTGGATGAGCTGGAGTCCGTTTGTAGGTATATTTATCGCACGAATTTCACGTGGCCGGTCCATCCGGGAATTTGTTATTGCGATACTGACCGTTCCAACTGTTGTGAGTATCATTTGGTTTACTGCATTTGGTCTGACCGGAATTGAAGCGGGGCAAAATGTACCAGCAATATTTGACATGCCACCTGAAACGCAGTTATTTGGTATTTTAAATGAGCTGCCATTGGGCACCATTTTGTCTTTTATTACGTTGGCCCTGATCGCATCATTTTTTATTACTTCAGCCGATTCTGCAACATTTGTTTTAGGTATGCAGACTGCTTTTGGTATGTTAACTCCTGCAAATTTTGTGAAAGTCGTATGGGGATTAGGGTTATCAGCGATCGCATATGTGTTGCTTTTAGCAGGTGGAGAAACGGGGTTAAATGCACTGCAATCTGCAGCAATTATATCAGCATTGCCATTTAGTGTAGTGGTAATATTGATGACGGTAGCATTTTATAAAGATGCCAACCGGGAAAGAAAGTACTTAGGTTATACACTTACCCCGAATAAAAAAAGAATGAGAGAATATATTGATAAAACAAATGAGGAGCAAGATAAAAGAAACCAACGGGATTAA